A single window of Neurospora crassa OR74A linkage group VII, whole genome shotgun sequence DNA harbors:
- the ods gene encoding delta-12 fatty acid desaturase: MASVSSALPEGNKPALRRTQTEATSDSYPGTADASPFDSPLERSASNTSLSSQASDNVKTDKAEFGKLLDTYGNEFEVPDFTIKDIRDAIPAHCFERSALHSLAHVVRDIIYLTVTFYVWNKYVTPEYIPMKAARVVLWGLYTFMQGLFGTGLWVLAHECGHQAFSPSRLINDTVGWVLHSALLVPYFSWKFSHSKHHKATGNIERDMVFVPRTREQFASRIGRFVHEISELTEETPIYTLIHLIGQQLIGWPNYLMTNVTGHNFHERQREGRGKGKKNGWFTGVNHFNPSSPLYEEREAPWIIVSDIGIAIAATALIYLGNTFGWSNMFVWYFLPYLWVNHWLVAITYLQHTDPSLPHYTPDQWNFVRGAAATIDREFGFIGRHLLHGIIETHVLHHYVSTIPFYHADEASEAIKKVMGRHYRADVQDGPIGFIKAMWKAARWCQWVEPTEGAEGKGKGVLFYRNQNGLGVKPAKLPKTN; encoded by the coding sequence ATGGCGTCCGTCTCCTCTGCCCTTCCCGAGGGCAACAAGCCTGCCCTGCGCAGGACCCAAACCGAGGCCACCTCCGACTCATACCCTGGTACCGCTGATGCCTCTCCCTTCGACTCTCCCCTTGAGCGCTCGGCCTCCAACACCTCGCTTTCTTCCCAGGCCTCTGACAACGTCAAGACCGACAAGGCCGAGTTCGGCAAGCTGCTCGACACGTATGGCAACGAGTTCGAGGTCCCCGACTTCACCATCAAGGACATCCGCGATGCCATCCCCGCCCACTGCTTTGAGCGTTCGGCTCTTCACAGCTTGGCGCACGTCGTCCGCGACATCATTTACCTCACCGTCACTTTTTACGTCTGGAACAAGTATGTCACTCCCGAGTACATCCCCATGAAGGCTGCCCGTGTCGTCCTCTGGGGTCTGTACACCTTCATGCAGGGCCTTTTCGGCACCGGTCTCTGGGTTCTTGCCCATGAGTGCGGTCACCAGGCTTTCTCCCCGTCCAGGTTGATCAACGACACCGTCGGCTGGGTCCTCCACTCTGCCCTTCTCGTCCCCTACTTCTCGTGGAAGTTCTCCCACAGCAAGCACCACAAGGCCACCGGCAACATCGAGCGTGACATGGTCTTCGTTCCTCGGACCCGCGAGCAGTTTGCGTCTCGCATCGGCCGTTTCGTCCATGAGATTTCCGAGTTGACCGAGGAGACCCCCATCTACACCTTGATCCACCTTATCGGTCAGCAGCTCATCGGCTGGCCCAACTACCTCATGACCAACGTCACCGGCCACAACTTCCACGAGAGGCAGCGCGAGGGTCGtggcaagggcaagaagaacGGCTGGTTCACTGGTGTCAACCACTTCAACCCCAGCTCTCCCCTCTATGAGGAGCGTGAGGCCCCCTGGATCATCGTCTCCGACATCGGTATCGCTatcgccgccaccgccctcATCTACCTCGGCAACACCTTCGGCTGGTCCAACATGTTCGTCTGGTACTTCCTTCCCTACCTCTGGGTCAACCACTGGCTTGTTGCCATCACCTACCTCCAGCACACCGACCCCTCGCTCCCCCACTACACCCCTGATCAGTGGAACTTTGTCCGTGGTGCCGCCGCGACTATTGACCGCGAGTTCGGCTTCATCGGCCGTCACCTCCTCCACGGCATTATCGAGACCCACGTTCTCCACCACTACGTCAGCACCATTCCCTTTTACCACGCCGACGAGGCCTccgaggccatcaagaaggTCATGGGCCGTCACTACCGCGCTGACGTCCAAGATGGCCCCATCGGTTTCATCAAGGCCATGTGGAAGGCTGCTCGTTGGTGCCAGTGGGTTGAGCCTACCGAGGGCGCTGAGGGTAAGGGCAAGGGCGTCTTGTTCTACCGCAACCAGAACGGTCTCGGTGTCAAGCCTGCCAAGCTCCCCAAAACCAACTAA
- the un-10 gene encoding eukaryotic translation initiation factor 3 → MAPSFDHLRDEDLDEDDFDVDEVDISDIREKYEVQLEQGYDAFVVVDGLPEVNEEQKPKLVKFLLKKLNTVGKTREDLIFMPMGEDGKSLRFAFVEYSSPAEAAAACRQLDLVPLDKKHTLRVNKLTDVDRYGREGRIDDEYTPPKIEEFQEKEHLRSFMADPSGRGRDQFVMFRGESVGVFWNNEKDTPENIVDRQHWTETFVQWSPLGTYLTSVHAQGVQLWGGPSWTRQRRFAHPFVNLVAFSPNEKYLVTWSNRPISIPEEGHPALSVEDDGKNYVIWDIETSKPLRSFAQLDTPAAAEGEAPKKAPKFPWPAFKWSADDKYVARLNPGQSISVYELPRMNLLDKTAIKIEGVVDFDWAPATVQRDGVKSYEQLFCFWTPEIGSNPARVGLMSIPSKQVVRSLNLFSVSDAKLHWQSEGAYLCVKVDRHSKSKKSQATTLEIFRVKEKGVPVEVVDTIKDTVINFAWEPKGDRFVIITTTEPVGATAVPPKTSVAFFCPEKAKGNAVGNFKHLRTLEKKNSNAIYWSPKGRFVVVATVANTQSSDLDFYDLDFEGEKPESDKDLTANLQLMNTADHYGVTDVEWDPSGRFVATWASAWKHSMENGYHLYDFKGEQLREEAIEKFKQFQWRPRPATLLSKEEQKAIRRNLREYSRIFEQEDAERISSADVAVVEARRRLLEEWFAWREAIRQEVAEEREIYGLPADPVADLIKAKTPELATDQEEQVIEEIMEEVLEETEEIVQ, encoded by the exons ATGGCGCCCTCTTTCGACCACCTCCGCGACGAGGACCTCGACGAGGATGACttcgatgttgatgaggtcGACATTTCCGATATCCGCGAGAAGTACGAGGTTCAGCTTGAGCAGGGCTACGATGCCTTTGTCGTTGTCGACGGCCTCCCCGAGGTCAACGAGGAGCAAAAACCCAAGCTCGTCAAGTTCCTGTTGAAGAAGCTCAACACGGTTGGCAAGACCCGGGAGGACCTCATCTTCATGCCCATGGGCGAGGATGGAAAGTCGCTGAG GTTCGCCTTTGTCGAGTACTCGTCGCCCGCCGAGGCCGCTGCCGCCTGCAGACAGCTCGACCTCGTCCCCCTCGACAAGAAGCACACCCTCCGCGTCAACAAGCTTACCGATGTCGACCGCTATGGTCGCGAGGGCCGTATCGATGACGAGTACACTCCTCCCAAGATCGAGGAGTtccaggagaaggagcaccTCCGCTCCTTCATGGCCGACCCCAGCGGCCGCGGCAGAGATCAGTTTGTCATGTTCAGGGGAGAGTCCGTTGGTGTCTTCTGGAACAACGAGAAGGATACGCCCGAGAATATTGTTGACCGCCAACACTGGACCGAGACCTTTGTGCAGTGGTCGCCCctcggtacctaccttacctccgTCCACGCCCAGGGTGTTCAGCTTTGGGGTGGTCCCTCGTGGACCAGGCAAAGGCGTTTTGCCCATCCTTTTGTCAACCTTGTCGCCTTCTCTCCCAACGAAAAGTACCTTGTCACCTGGTCCAACAGGCCGATTTCGATTCCTGAGGAGGGTCACCCCGCTCTTTCTGTAGAAGACGACGGCAAGAACTACGTTATCTGGGATATCGAGACCTCCAAGCCCCTTCGTTCTTTCGCCCAGCTCGacacccccgccgccgccgagggcgAGGCTCCCAAGAAGGCCCCCAAGTTCCCCTGGCCCGCCTTCAAGTGGTCTGCCGATGACAAGTACGTCGCCAGGCTGAACCCCGGCCAGTCTATTTCCGTCTACGAGCTTCCGAGGATGAACTTGTTGGACAAGACCGCCATCAAGATCGAGGGCGTTGTGGACTTTGACTGGGCTCCCGCCACCGTGCAGCGCGACGGTGTCAAGTCCTACGAGCAACTTTTCTGCTTCTGGACCCCTGAGATTGGCAGCAACCCCGCCAGAGTCGGCTTGATGAGCATCCCCTCCAAGCAAGTTGTCAGGTCACTGAACCTCTTCAGCGTCTCGGATGCCAAGCTCCACTGGCAGTCCGAGGGTGCTTATCTGTGCGTCAAGGTTGACCGTCACTCCAAGTCCAAAAAGTCTCAGGCTACCACTCTTGAGATTTTCCGTgtcaaggagaagggagtCCCTGTGGAAGTTGTCGACACCATCAAGGATACCGTAATAAACTTTGCCTGGGAGCCCAAGGGCGACAGGTTCGttatcatcaccaccaccgagcCTGTCGGTGCCACCGCGGTTCCCCCCAAGACGTCGGTCGCTTTCTTCTGCcctgagaaggccaagggcaATGCTGTTGGAAACTTCAAGCACCTCCGCACTctcgagaagaagaacagcaATGCCATCTACTGGTCGCCTAAGGGACGCTTTGTGGTCGTTGCCACTGTTGCCAACACTCAGAGCTCTGATCTCGACTTTTACGACCTCGACTTTGAGGGCGAGAAGCCCGAGTCCGACAAGGACCTTACCGCCAACCTTCAGCTTATGAACACCGCTGACCACTACGGTGTCACCGACGTTGAGTGGGACCCCTCGGGTCGCTTCGTTGCCACCTGGGCTTCCGCGTGGAAGCACTCT ATGGAGAACGGATATCATCTGTATGACTTCAAGGGTGAGCAGCTGCGCGAGGAGGCTATCGAGAAGTTCAAGCAGTTCCAGTGGAGGCCGCGCCCCGCTACCCTCCTTagcaaggaggagcagaaggccATCCGCCGCAACCTCCGCGAGTACTCGAGGATCTTCGAGCAGGAAGACGCCGAGCGCATCAGCAGCGCCGACGTTGCCGTTGTCGaggcccgccgccgcctcctcgagGAGTGGTTCGCTTGGCGCGAGGCCATCAGGCAGGAGGTTGCCGAGGAGCGCGAGATCTACGGCCTTCCGGCGGATCCCGTTGCCGACCTCATCAAGGCCAAGACCCCCGAGCTCGCCACCGACCAGGAGGAGCAGGTCATCGAGGAGATCatggaggaggtgttggaggagACCGAGGAGATCGTTCAGTAA
- a CDS encoding T-complex protein 1 subunit beta: MASFSPTQIFEEGTTEEKGENARLSAFVGAIAVGDLVKSTLGPKGMDKILQSASTGEILVTNDGATILKSIALDNAAAKVLVNISKVQDDEVGDGTTSVAVLAAELLREAEKLVDKKIHPQTIIEGYRIASQAALKALEDSAVDHSSNPEAFRKDLVAIARTTLSSKILAQDRDHFAELATEAILRLKGSADLSHIQIIKKSGGKLSESYLDDGFILDKKIGVNQPKRLEKAKILIANTSMDTDKVKIFGARVKVNSTSKLAELEKAEKEKMKAKVEKIKAHGINCFINRQLIYNWPEQLFTDAGIMSIEHADFDGIERLALVTGGEIASTFDHPEQVKLGYADLIEEIIIGEDTLIRFSGTAAGQACTVVLRGATDQLLDEAERSLHDALAVLSQTVKESRTTLGGGCAEMVMAKAVEGAATRVEGKKQTAVSAFATALRQLPTILADNAGLDSGDLVARLRKAIYDGLTTYGLDLMTPGGGIADMRDLGVIESYKLKKAVVSSASEAAELLLRVDDIIRAAPRRRERH; encoded by the exons ATG GCCTCGTTTAGCCCCACCCAGATCTTCGAGGAGGGCACCacagaagagaagggagagaatGCCCGTCTCAGCGCCTTCGTCGGCGCCATTGCTGTTGGCGACCTCGTCAAGAGCACCCTTGGTCCCAAGGGCATGGACAAGATCCTCCAGTCTGC CTCGACCGGTGAGATTCTAGTAACAAACGACGGTGCTACTATCCTCAAGTCTATCGCTCTCGACAACGCCGCTGCCAAGGTCCTCGTAAACATCTCCAAGGTCCAGGACGACGAAGTCGGTGATGGCACCACCTCGGTTGCCGTCCTTGCCGCCGAGCTCTTGCGCGAGGCCGAGAAGCTTGTCGACAAGAAGATCCACCCTCAGACTATCATCGAGGGTTACCGGATAGCTAGCCAGGCTGCGCTCAAGGCCCTCGAGGACTCTGCCGTTGaccacagcagcaacccCGAGGCGTTCAGGAAAGACCTTGTCGCCATCGCGCGCACGACACTCAGCTCCAAGATTCTTGCCCAAGACAGAGACCACTTTGCCGAGCTCGCGACCGAGGCCATTCTGCGCCTGAAGGGTTCCGCCGACCTTAGCCACATCCAGATCATCAAGAAGTCCGGTGGCAAGCTCAGCGAATCATATCTCGACGATGGCTTTATTCTCGACAAGAAGATCGGTGTCAATCAGCCCAAGCGCctcgagaaggccaagatccTTATTGCCAACACATCGATGGATACCGACAAGGTCAAGATCTTTGGTGCGCGCGTCAAGGTCAACTCTACCAGCAAGCTCGCCGAGCTtgagaaggccgagaaggagaagatgaaggccAAGGTTGAGAAGATCAAGGCGCACGGCATTAACTGCTTCATCAACAGGCAGTTGATTTACAACTGGCCCGAGCAGCTGTTCACCGATGCCGGCATCATGTCGATCGAGCATGCCGATTTCGATGGCATTGAGCGCCTTGCTCTCGTTACCGGCGGTGAAATCGCTTCTACCTTCGACCACCCGGAGCAGGTCAAGCTTGGATATGCCGACTTGATTGAGGAGATTATTATTGGCGAGGATACCCTTATCAGATTCTCCGGCACGGCTGCCGGCCAGGCTTGCACTGTCGTTCTCCGCGGTGCTACCGATCAGTTGCTTGACGAAGCCGAGAGAAGTTTGCACGACGCTCTTGCCGTTCTTTCACAGACCGTTAAGGAGTCCAGGACAACACTGGGTGGTGGATGCGCTGAGATGGTTATGGCCAAGGCTGTTGAGGGTGCTGCTACTCGGGTTGAGGGCAAGAAACAGACCGCTGTGTCTGCCTTCGCCACTGCTCTCAGGCAACTGCCTACCATCCTGGCTGACAACGCTGGTCTCGATTCTGGCGACCTTGTTGCCCGTTTGCGCAAGGCTATCTATGACGGTCTGACCACCTATGGTTTGGATCTCATGACACCAGGCGGCGGTATTGCCGATATGAGAGACTTGGGTGTTATTGAGAGTTACAAGCTCAAGAAGGCTGTTGTTTCTTCGGCCAGTGAAGCCGCTGAG TTGCTTTTGCGTGTGGACGACATAATAAGAGCGGCCCCCAGGAGGCGGGAGAGGCACTAA
- a CDS encoding SWIB/MDM2 domain-containing protein encodes MAAQFTPEEEATYARVIDEILETADLDTISRKAIRQKMEAAINKDLSDQKHAIKGLIEARFDAAQARKAAQEPTPEEATPEATPDSDEDDAATDGEIEVRPKKQQKRESSEDADARLAAELQAQENKLSRGPRTRGGGAAKVTKKSKPKAKTPKKKSATRVKSDDDSDMEPEEVEGTKKRKAGGGFQKPFNLSYPLQEVCGEAQLSRPQVVKKLWEHIKANELQDPSDKRQIICDEKLQAVFKQSSINMFQMNKLLGNQLYPIEE; translated from the exons ATGGCCGCGCAAT TTActcccgaggaggaggcgaccTACGCCCGCGTCATCGATGAAATTCTCGAAACTGCCGACCTCGATACAATTTCTCGCAAGGCCATTCGGCAGAAAATGGAAGCGGCCATAAACAAGGATCTAAGTGACCAAAAG CATGCCATCAAAGGCTTGATAGAAGCCCGATTCGACGCCGCGCAAGCACGCAAGGCTGCCCAAGAGCCAACACCCGAAGAGGCGACTCCCGAGGCGACTCCTGACAGCGACGAAGATGACGCTGCTACCGATGGCGAGATCGAGGTCCGGCCTAAGAAGCAACAAAAGCGCGAGAGCTCAGAGGATGCCGACGCTCGCCTGGCTGCCGAACTCCAAGCGCAGGAGAATAAGCTCTCTCGCGGACCCCGAACACGAGGTGGAGGCGCAGCCAAGGTGACCAAGAAGTCCAAACCCAAGGCCAAGAcaccaaagaagaagagcgcaACACGGGTCAAGTCGGACGATGATAGTGACATGGAGCCCgaagaggtggaagggaCCAAAAAGCGCAAGGCCGGTGGCGGTTTCCAGAAGCCCTTCAACCTAAGTTACCCTCTCCAGGAAGTTTGCGGAGAAGCTCAG CTCTCACGCCCACAGGTAGTCAAGAAGCTCTGGGAGCATATCAAAGCGAACGAGTTGCAGGATCCCAGCGACAAGAGACAGATTATTTGCGACGAAAAACTTCAGGCGGTATTCAAGCAGAGCTCAATCAACATGTTCCAAATGAACAAGCTCCTCGGCAACCAGCTGTATCCGATTGAAGAGTAG
- a CDS encoding C2H2 finger domain-containing protein → MSSAEQATPQGPRGDSNRDRGRGRGAARGNRNRGGGGDGAGRGGAGRGKSRGGGQQGAAPTPAQDSSSGDSNPTQWKTQQQQEAQDDDDAEVCFICANPITHHSVAPCGHSTCHLCALRLRALYKNKDCPHCRTAAPFVIFTDDPNKRFEEYTSKEITSTDDNIGIKYAGEHIVGDTVLLLRYNCPGGECDFAGLGWPDLHRHVRSVHHKKLCDLCTRNKKVFTHEHEMFTDKELRDHMSRGDDKPGAVDQTGFKGHPLCGFCGERFYDNDKLYEHCRSKHERCFICDRRDSRQPHYYRNYDALEEHFKQDHYICQERECLEKKFVVFDSELDLKAHQLSEHGNSLSKDVRRDARVVDISGFDFRSSYQEERGGSSSGGRGRGGRDGRGARGRDPNAEALPVSTAQPLRRDELAFQRQMAIAQSASSARPSAGPSSGTRPAGQTSVVQSRPSRPQQQREQQQQQQQQPIIDAMQNLSVSELSSLTPEQRASLTRHGAVIERASNLLGNDATKINQFRSYISNFNKGSMTADQLIDAFFALFSETSSNALGTLVREVSELFDDKNKGASLNRAWQNHRTINEDYPSLPGLGGMHGATTASSGWAAAASATPVTLHSNGGLANAQSRHSNHVLKLKNSTRIGGASERGLERTVASLQAGGSSSSSSSRLVPGTNAYAAQVRPTVNNSAAFPALPGAKKPATTSGLSGFTAAAAGGSSSSRPAPVTVPSASRSSGSTATTIARKVAGGSGSMQKPGNEDAFPALPAAPKPTTTLFGYGRGAVRRNFGQPKETGFNWSAGGGSGGASGSSSAQQAGGEGDADGAGGGKGKKKQKKQVLVQWG, encoded by the exons ATGTCTTCAGCGGAGCAAGCAACCCCTCAGGGACCTAGAGGCGACAGCAACCGGGATAGAGGCCGAGGACGCGGAGCAGCTCGAGGCAACCGTAAtcggggtggtggtggtgatggtgctggTCGCGGTGGCGCTGGCCGTGGAAAGAGCAGAGGTGGAGGACAACAGGGTGCGGCACCTACACCTGCGCAGGATAGCTCATCCGGCGACAGCAACCCCACCCAGTGGAAGacacaacagcagcaggaagcacaagacgacgacgacgccgaggTCTGCTTTATCTGTGCCAACCCCATCACCCACCACTCTGTTGCCCCTTGCGGCCATTCGACATGCCATCTTTGCGCCCTGCGACTAAGGGCACTTTATAAGAACAAGGATTGCCCGCATTGCCGA ACTGCCGCTCCCTTCGTTATCTTTACCGACGACCCCAATAAACGCTTTGAAGAGTACACGAGCAAGGAGATCACAAGTACGGATGACAACATCGGGATCAAGTACGCGGGCGAGCACATTGTTGGGGATACTGTCCTTCTCCTGCGGTACAACTGCCCCGGCGGAGAGTGTGACTTTGCCGGTCTTGGTTGGCCCGATCTGCATCGCCATGTGCGCTCTGTTCACCACAAGAAGCTTTGTGACCTGTGTACGAGGAACAAGAAGGTCTTCACGCACGAGCACGAAATGTTTACCGATAAGGAGCTACGCGACCACATGAGCCGCGGCGACGATAAGCCTGGTGCTGTTGACCAGACTGGATTCAAGGGACATCCGCTCTGCGGCTTCTGCGGCGAAAGATTCTATGATAACGACAAGCTTTACGAACATTGCCGCAGCAAGCATGAGAGATGCTTCATTTGTGACCGTCGCGACTCTCGCCAACCGCATTACTACCGGAACTACGATGCTTTGGAGGAGCATTTCAAGCAGGATCATTATATTTGCCAGGAACGGGAATGTCTGGAAAAGAAGTTTGTCGTTTTTGACAGCGAGCTGGATCTGAAGGCTCACCAGCTTAGCGAGCACGGTAACTCGTTGTCCAAGGACGTAAGGAGAGACGCACGCGTGGTCGATATCTCTGGCTTCGACTTTAGGTCTTCATACCAGGAGGAGCgtggcggcagcagcagtggcgGCAGAGGTCGCGGGGGAAGAGACGGACGAGGCGCACGCGGTCGGGATCCTAATGCCGAGGCGTTGCCCGTCAGTACTGCTCAGCCTCTACGAAGAGACGAGCTTGCTTTCCAGCGGCAAATGGCTATTGCCCAGTCAGCATCCTCTGCTCGTCCGAGCGCGGGTCCTTCTTCCGGCACTCGTCCAGCCGGACAGACATCTGTGGTTCAGTCACGACCATCCAGACCCCAACAGCAacgggagcagcagcaacagcaacagcaacagcctaTTATTGATGCCATGCAAAACCTTAGCGTTTCCGAACTCTCGTCTCTTACTCCTGAGCAGCGCGCTAGTCTTACGCGGCACGGTGCGGTGATTGAACGTGCTTCGAACCTCCTTGGCAACGACGCCACCAAGATCAACCAGTTTCGATCTTATATCTCGAATTTCAACAAGGGCTCGATGACTGCTGATCAGCTGATCGATGCCTTCTTCGCCCTCTTCTCTGAGACCTCATCCAATGCACTAGGTACTCTAGTGCGCGAGGTTTCTGAGCTCTTCGATGACAAGAACAAGGGCGCATCTCTCAACCGAGCATGGCAAAACCACCGCACCATCAACGAGGACTACCCCAGTCTTCCTGGCCTTGGTGGTATGCACGGAGCTACAACAGCAAGCAGCGGATGGGCGGCCGCCGCATCGGCGACCCCAGTTACTTTACACTCCAACGGAGGTCTAGCAAACGCCCAGTCACGACATTCTAACCACGTGTTGAAGCTCAAGAATAGCACCAGGATAGGTGGCGCTAGCGAGCGTGGCCTGGAGCGAACAGTCGCCTCTCTCCAGGCCGGCGGATCGAGTAGCAGCAGCTCGAGCAGACTCGTGCCCGGTACCAACGCCTACGCCGCCCAGGTTCGTCCCACCGTGAACAACTCGGCGGCATTCCCTGCTCTTCCAGGAGCCAAGAAGCCCGCCACCACATCAGGCTTGTCAGGCTTCACTGCGGCCGCAGCCGGTGGGTCCTCATCATCTCGTCCCGCTCCCGTCACTGTCCCTTCTGCTTCGCGAAGCAGCGGCAGCACGGCGACCACCATCGCCAGGAAGGTGGCCGGCGGCAGTGGCAGCATGCAGAAGCCCGGAAACGAGGACGCCTTCCCGGCACTTCCTGCGGCGCCCAAGCCTACCACTACTCTGTTCGGGTACGGCAGAGGTGCGGTACGGAGAAACTTTGGTCAGCCCAAGGAGACGGGATTCAACTGGAGCGCTGGAGGCGGAAGCGGCGGTGCGTCAGGCTCGTCTTCGGCTCAACaggctggtggtgaaggCGACGCAGATGGCGCTGGTGGtgggaagggcaagaagaagcagaagaagcaggttTTGGTGCAGTGGGGTTAA